In the genome of Aquipuribacter hungaricus, one region contains:
- a CDS encoding sulfite exporter TauE/SafE family protein has product MTWLGDLGADPAALAVCSLVVVLGALVQGVLGFGLALLAVPVLAWVAPQTVPVGVLVVVLPLVLVSALRERAHLDLRGVGWALVGRVPGGAVGALAVQALPVRGLQLLVAGTVGAAVLAAMVADSRPARPRPVRRTTLALAGALSGLGGTTSGIGGPPMAVAFRNSGGPAIRSTLATFFLLGALLSIGSLALVGEVSPERLGAGLVLLPAVGVGYLLSGLLRPRVRPEVLRVAVLAVSGVAAVALLAEALLG; this is encoded by the coding sequence GTGACGTGGCTCGGGGACCTCGGTGCCGACCCCGCCGCCCTGGCCGTGTGCAGCCTCGTCGTGGTCCTCGGCGCCCTGGTCCAGGGCGTCCTCGGCTTCGGCCTGGCCCTGCTGGCGGTGCCCGTCCTCGCGTGGGTCGCGCCGCAGACCGTGCCCGTCGGCGTGCTGGTCGTCGTCCTGCCGCTGGTGCTCGTGTCCGCGCTGCGCGAGCGGGCCCACCTGGACCTGCGCGGCGTGGGATGGGCGCTCGTCGGCCGGGTGCCGGGCGGGGCGGTGGGGGCGCTGGCAGTGCAGGCGCTGCCCGTGCGCGGGCTCCAGCTGCTGGTCGCCGGCACGGTCGGGGCGGCCGTGCTCGCCGCCATGGTCGCCGACTCCCGCCCGGCGCGGCCGCGGCCGGTCCGCCGCACCACCCTCGCCCTGGCGGGGGCCCTCAGCGGGCTCGGCGGCACCACCTCCGGCATCGGCGGCCCGCCCATGGCGGTCGCGTTCCGAAACAGCGGCGGGCCGGCGATCCGCTCCACCCTGGCGACGTTCTTCCTGCTCGGGGCCCTGCTGAGCATCGGCTCGCTCGCCCTGGTCGGCGAGGTGTCGCCCGAGCGGCTGGGTGCCGGCCTGGTCCTGCTGCCGGCGGTCGGGGTCGGCTACCTGCTCAGCGGGCTGCTGCGTCCCCGGGTCCGGCCAGAGGTCCTGCGGGTCGCGGTGCTCGCGGTGTCCGGCGTGGCGGCCGTCGCGCTGCTGGCCGAGGCGCTGCTCGGTTGA
- a CDS encoding YceI family protein, with the protein MSTVFDKAPSEAIADLSGTYTIDASHSRLGFTTRHAMVTNVKGSFGAFEGTVVVDAADPAASRADVTIDVASVTTGSADRDGHLRSGDFFDVENYPTWTFTSTSVEDVDQAAGTFTLVGDLTIRDTTKPVRVELTFDGSAKDPFGNFRAGFEGKAVVNRKDWGLTWNAALETGGVLVSEKIKLDFDISLVKA; encoded by the coding sequence ATGAGCACCGTCTTCGACAAGGCCCCGTCCGAGGCCATCGCCGACCTGTCCGGCACGTACACCATCGACGCCTCGCACAGCCGGCTCGGCTTCACGACCCGCCACGCGATGGTCACCAACGTCAAGGGCAGCTTCGGCGCCTTCGAGGGCACGGTCGTCGTCGACGCCGCGGACCCCGCCGCCTCGCGCGCCGACGTCACCATCGACGTCGCCAGCGTGACGACCGGCTCCGCCGACCGTGACGGCCACCTGCGCTCCGGCGACTTCTTCGACGTCGAGAACTACCCGACGTGGACCTTCACCTCCACCTCCGTCGAGGACGTCGACCAGGCCGCCGGCACGTTCACCCTCGTCGGCGACCTCACCATCCGCGACACCACCAAGCCGGTCCGCGTCGAGCTCACCTTCGACGGCTCCGCCAAGGACCCGTTCGGCAACTTCCGCGCCGGCTTCGAGGGCAAGGCCGTCGTCAACCGCAAGGACTGGGGCCTCACCTGGAACGCCGCCCTGGAGACCGGTGGCGTCCTCGTCAGCGAGAAGATCAAGCTCGACTTCGACATCTCGCTCGTCAAGGCCTGA
- a CDS encoding DUF805 domain-containing protein, translating to MSFGTAVRTVLSRYATFSGRARRSEFWWWQLAQGLIISAPYVLAIVIVVATLASNPDAEEPPTVALLLVGVMVLLQLALLVPTVAVAVRRLHDTGRSGWWYLVTLVPFGSIVLIVLACQDSTPGPNQHGPNPKGVDDARAYGGQGYGGAPGYGGGPSYGGGPGYGGGPGYGGPGPQAPQPYGPA from the coding sequence ATGTCGTTCGGCACCGCTGTCCGCACCGTCCTCAGCAGGTACGCCACGTTCTCCGGGCGCGCGCGCCGCTCCGAGTTCTGGTGGTGGCAGCTGGCTCAGGGGCTCATCATCAGCGCGCCCTACGTGCTGGCCATCGTCATCGTCGTCGCGACGCTGGCGAGCAACCCGGACGCGGAGGAACCGCCGACCGTCGCCCTGCTGCTCGTCGGCGTCATGGTCCTGCTGCAGCTGGCGCTGCTCGTCCCGACGGTCGCTGTCGCCGTCCGGCGGCTGCACGACACCGGCAGGTCGGGCTGGTGGTACCTGGTGACGCTCGTGCCGTTCGGGTCGATCGTCCTCATCGTGCTCGCCTGCCAGGACTCGACCCCGGGCCCGAACCAGCACGGCCCGAACCCCAAGGGTGTCGACGACGCACGGGCCTACGGCGGTCAGGGCTACGGCGGCGCTCCCGGCTACGGCGGCGGTCCGAGCTACGGCGGCGGCCCTGGCTACGGCGGCGGCCCTGGCTACGGCGGCCCCGGCCCCCAGGCCCCGCAGCCGTACGGTCCGGCCTGA